Proteins from a single region of Peromyscus eremicus chromosome 9, PerEre_H2_v1, whole genome shotgun sequence:
- the Ngdn gene encoding neuroguidin, translating to MAAPEVLDSDVSSSVTLLKNLQEQVMGVTAQVQALTKKVQAGMYSTEKGLSFLEVKDQLLLLYLMDLSHLILDKASGGSLQGHPAVLRLVEIRTVLEKLRPLDQKLKYQIDKLVKTAVTGNLSENDPLRFKPHPSNMISKLSSEDEEEDEAEEGQSEASGKKSVKGAAKKYIPPRLVPVHYDETEAEREQKRLDRAKKRALSSSVIRELKEQYSDAPEEIRDARHPHATRQSQEDQHRINYEESMMVRLSVSKREKGRRKRASVMSSQLHSLTHFSDISALTGGAPHLDEDQNPVKKRRKVPKKGRKKKGFRRRR from the exons ATGGCGGCTCCG GAGGTGCTGGACTCAGACGTGTCAAGTTCGGTGACACTTTTGAAAAACCTCCAGGAGCAG GTGATGGGTGTGACGGCACAGGTACAGGCACTGACGAAGAAAGTTCAGGCTGGAATGTACTCCACAGAGAAG GGTTTGAGCTTCTTGGAAGTGAAAGACCAGCTGTTGCTCCTGTACCTTATGGACCTGAGCCACCTCATCCTGGACAAAGcttcaggaggatctctgcaggGACACCCTGCAGTTTTGAGGCTGGTGGAAATCCGCACG GTTTTAGAAAAACTTCGTCccttggaccaaaaactgaaGTATCAAATTGACAAGCTGGTCAAGACTGCGGTGACAGGCAACCTCA GTGAAAATGACCCACTTCGTTTTAAGCCCCATCCCAGCAATATGATAAGCAAG tTGAGCTCTGAGGACGAAGAGGAAGATGAAGCAGAGGAGGGCCAGTCTGAGGCCTCAGGGAAGAAATCTGTAAAGGGAGCGGCTAAAAAATACATCCCACCACGCTTGGTTCCAGTGCACTATG ATGAGACAGAAGCTGAGCGTGAGCAGAAGCGCCTGGACCGCGCCAAGAAACGAGCCCTGAGCAGCTCTGTCATCCGTGAGCTTAAGGAGCAGTACTCAGATGCCCCAGAGGAAATCCGTGATGCCCGGCACCCTCATGCCACTCgccagagtcaggaggatcagcaTAG GATTAACTATGAAGAGAGCATGATGGTGCGCTTAAGTGTTAGCAAGCGAGAGAAGGGACGGCGGAAGCGAGCCAGCGTTATGTCCTCCCAGCTTCACTCCCTCACACACTTCAGCGACATCAGTGCTTTGACAGGAGGAGCCCCCCATCTTGACGAG GACCAGAACCCTGTTAAAAAGCGGAGGAAGGTACCTAAGAAAGGCCGGAAGAAGAAAG GTTTTCGGAGGCGCCGGTGA